The region GCCCAGTTTGGCCGACTGTCCAGCGTACTCAGCAATGGTCAGCGGGCCGCTGAGATTCTTCAGAGACGCCTGCCCAATCAGCATGCGGCCGAACACCTTCAGGGTGGACCAGGACACTTCCCAGGTGCGCACGGCGCCGCGCGCCAGACCGTCGAAAAAGCCGTAACGCAAATGCACCATTTGCGGCGCAGCACCCACCATGGCTTCGATGCGGCCGATCTTGCGCTCGCCCTCGACCACCACTTTCGGCGTCACTTCAATCTCGATGAACTGGCCGGCGCGCTCTACACGCCAAGCCTGAACATGCGGCTGGCCATCGGCCGAAGCGGCGCGAATCAGCGCCCGCAGGCTGGCGGCATCGGCCACCTGCAAGCTGTCCACAGCCAAGACCCGATCGCCCTCGCGCAAGCCCGCTTGTGCGGCCGCGCCGCCAGGGCTGATGCGACCCAAGACCGCTTCGCTGAAGGGCCCGCCCAAGCCCAGCTTGGCGGCCAAAGCGGCGTCCATCTCGGCGCCAGCCAAGGATTCGGTGTCCAGCAGCAACTCACGCCGGCCATGGCCTTGGCCCGGGCTGACACTCAAATGCAGCTTCTGGCCATGGGCCACGGCGGTGGCGACTTGCTCGTGCAGGTCCAGCAAGGAGCTGATGTCGCGCCAGTCCTGCCCATCCGTGGACACCGACTGCACCCAGTCCCCTGCCCGCACGCCCGCACGCTCGGCCAGCGAACCCGCCACCGGCGTGCCCAGCACGGCCTTAGGCACATCCATGCCGACCCAGTTGGCCGCACCAAACAAGGCAATCGCCAGCAGCAGATTGGCCAGCGGGCCGGCGGCAACAATCGCCACGCGTTGGCGCAGAGGTTTGTTATTGAAGGCCTGCGCGCGCAAACCGGCATCGACCGGCGCTTCGCGCTCGTCCAGCATGCGCACATAGCCGCCAAGCGGGATGGCGCACAGCGTGAACTCGGTCGCATCGGGCGTGGCCTGGCGGCGCCAGATGACGCGGCCAAAGCCCACCGAGAAGCGCAAGACCTTCACCCCGCAGGCCTTGGCCACGCGGTAGTGACCGTACTCATGCACGACGATCAGAATCGCCAGCGTGACCAGAAAGGCCAACAAGGTACTCATGCAGACAGCCCGGCGAT is a window of Paucibacter sp. KCTC 42545 DNA encoding:
- the rseP gene encoding RIP metalloprotease RseP; translation: MSTLLAFLVTLAILIVVHEYGHYRVAKACGVKVLRFSVGFGRVIWRRQATPDATEFTLCAIPLGGYVRMLDEREAPVDAGLRAQAFNNKPLRQRVAIVAAGPLANLLLAIALFGAANWVGMDVPKAVLGTPVAGSLAERAGVRAGDWVQSVSTDGQDWRDISSLLDLHEQVATAVAHGQKLHLSVSPGQGHGRRELLLDTESLAGAEMDAALAAKLGLGGPFSEAVLGRISPGGAAAQAGLREGDRVLAVDSLQVADAASLRALIRAASADGQPHVQAWRVERAGQFIEIEVTPKVVVEGERKIGRIEAMVGAAPQMVHLRYGFFDGLARGAVRTWEVSWSTLKVFGRMLIGQASLKNLSGPLTIAEYAGQSAKLGLTQYLGFLALVSVSLGVLNLLPLPMLDGGHLMYYLFEGLSGRPVSEWWQTQLQRAGALILMLMMALALSNDVARFAGLH